A genomic region of Vitreimonas flagellata contains the following coding sequences:
- a CDS encoding flavin reductase family protein encodes MEIDQEQEYRRAMGAFATGVTVVSAARGDGSLSGMTVNSLTSVSLQPRLLLWCLGDQSERYDVFAGADVWGVTVLGADHEVLARRFARAETETIARDEAELFGDAQVLRCGVAHFACRTFDRRQAGDHLIIVGEVLACRSAPGAALTYFRSRYGRADEPQSGSK; translated from the coding sequence GTGGAAATCGATCAGGAACAGGAATACCGGCGCGCGATGGGCGCGTTCGCCACGGGTGTGACCGTGGTGTCCGCGGCGCGGGGCGACGGGAGCCTGTCCGGGATGACGGTCAATTCGCTGACTTCAGTGTCGCTGCAGCCGCGCTTGCTGTTGTGGTGCTTGGGCGATCAGTCCGAGCGCTATGACGTGTTCGCGGGCGCTGACGTTTGGGGCGTGACGGTGCTGGGCGCCGATCACGAGGTGTTGGCGCGGCGCTTTGCCCGCGCCGAGACGGAGACAATCGCGCGGGATGAGGCCGAACTTTTCGGCGACGCGCAGGTGTTGCGCTGCGGCGTGGCCCATTTTGCTTGCCGCACGTTTGATCGCCGGCAAGCGGGCGACCATTTGATCATCGTGGGCGAAGTGTTGGCGTGCCGCAGCGCGCCGGGAGCCGCACTCACCTATTTCCGCAGCCGCTACGGGCGTGCTGACGAGCCTCAGTCCGGGAGCAAGTGA
- a CDS encoding response regulator produces the protein MNEKLWSVCVIEPNKYEAQIVQDMLWNAGVPNIRVFTDAALAMDSLEGFNANIVLATFELGKQDAAAWTRAFRRNHRAANRKAAVFILSGSFSRSLAETCRHAGANALIGKPISNKALLDTIKKVLSAPREFIDAEGYVGPCRRAGIVTAGTGATGSTSKRRKADKPVEKPAAAPAAGGMPSLTFEQAVGALAAATNQFKVDPSAAATCEAALRFVQAYAVAGKDQPMMRACAAFAQQIIATKSLPADVARVALDACVNAVTELARLKLDEGAKREEIAEGVRQAVAKAAMQKAA, from the coding sequence ATGAACGAGAAGCTTTGGTCGGTCTGCGTCATCGAACCGAATAAGTACGAAGCGCAGATTGTGCAGGACATGTTGTGGAATGCCGGCGTGCCGAACATTCGCGTGTTTACGGATGCGGCGCTGGCGATGGATTCGCTGGAAGGGTTCAACGCCAACATCGTATTGGCGACATTCGAACTCGGCAAGCAGGATGCCGCGGCCTGGACGCGCGCTTTCCGTCGCAATCATCGCGCCGCCAACCGCAAGGCTGCGGTGTTTATTCTCTCGGGCTCGTTCTCGCGCTCGCTGGCGGAAACCTGCCGCCATGCCGGCGCGAATGCGCTGATCGGCAAGCCGATCTCGAACAAGGCGCTGCTCGACACGATCAAGAAGGTGCTGAGCGCACCGCGTGAATTTATCGACGCAGAAGGTTATGTTGGCCCGTGCCGCCGCGCCGGCATTGTGACCGCCGGAACCGGTGCAACGGGCAGCACGAGCAAGCGTCGTAAGGCTGACAAGCCGGTTGAGAAGCCGGCGGCCGCGCCTGCAGCGGGCGGTATGCCTTCGCTGACATTCGAACAAGCGGTCGGCGCGTTGGCTGCAGCGACAAACCAATTCAAAGTGGATCCGAGCGCGGCTGCGACCTGCGAAGCGGCGCTGCGTTTCGTGCAGGCCTACGCGGTGGCGGGCAAAGACCAGCCGATGATGCGCGCGTGCGCCGCGTTTGCGCAGCAGATCATTGCGACGAAGAGTTTGCCTGCCGATGTGGCGCGTGTGGCGCTCGATGCGTGCGTCAACGCGGTGACTGAATTGGCGCGCTTGAAGCTCGACGAAGGCGCCAAGCGCGAAGAAATCGCCGAAGGCGTGCGCCAGGCTGTCGCTAAGGCAGCCATGCAGAAGGCCGCCTAA
- the hemB gene encoding porphobilinogen synthase has product MNFTGRYPNSRPRRLRQHDWVRRLTRENRLSVDDLIWSLVVHEGVEPEIPVASMPGTARLSVRAAADAAKRAAKLGIPSIAVFPFIDGAKKDASGKEALNPNGLVCNAVRAMKDAAPEVGVMVDVALDPFTDHGHDGLLRDGRILNDETVAVLTEQALIQVKAGADIVAPSDMMDGRVGAIRTALDANGHQDTMIMSYAAKYASAFYGPYRDAIGSGKLGTGSVANPGDKRTYQMDYGNTDEAIREVAMDVAEGADMLLVKPGLPYLDIVARVKAEFGMPTYAFQVSGEYAMMKAAAANGWLDENRAIIESLTAFKRAGADGIVTYFAPRAAELLG; this is encoded by the coding sequence ATGAACTTCACTGGACGATACCCTAACTCCCGCCCGCGCCGTTTGCGCCAACACGATTGGGTCCGCCGCCTCACGCGCGAAAACCGCCTGAGCGTCGATGATCTGATCTGGTCGCTGGTCGTGCACGAGGGCGTGGAGCCGGAAATCCCCGTCGCCTCCATGCCTGGCACGGCGCGACTTTCTGTGCGCGCCGCCGCGGACGCCGCCAAGCGCGCCGCCAAGCTCGGCATCCCCAGCATCGCCGTTTTCCCGTTCATCGACGGCGCCAAGAAAGACGCCAGCGGCAAGGAAGCGCTCAATCCGAACGGCCTCGTCTGCAACGCGGTGCGCGCGATGAAGGACGCCGCACCGGAGGTGGGCGTGATGGTCGATGTCGCCCTCGATCCCTTCACCGATCACGGCCACGATGGTCTCCTGCGCGATGGGCGCATCCTCAATGACGAGACCGTAGCGGTGCTCACTGAGCAAGCGTTGATACAAGTCAAAGCTGGCGCAGACATTGTGGCCCCCTCCGACATGATGGACGGCCGCGTCGGCGCCATTCGCACAGCCCTTGATGCAAACGGCCATCAAGACACGATGATCATGTCCTACGCCGCGAAATACGCGTCGGCCTTCTATGGCCCCTATCGCGACGCGATCGGCTCAGGGAAACTCGGCACGGGCTCTGTCGCCAATCCCGGCGACAAGCGCACCTACCAGATGGATTACGGCAACACCGACGAAGCCATTCGCGAAGTCGCGATGGATGTCGCCGAAGGCGCCGACATGCTCTTGGTGAAACCGGGCCTGCCTTATCTCGACATTGTCGCGCGCGTGAAAGCCGAGTTCGGCATGCCGACCTACGCGTTCCAGGTCTCCGGCGAATACGCGATGATGAAAGCCGCCGCCGCGAACGGCTGGCTCGACGAAAACCGCGCCATCATCGAAAGCCTCACCGCCTTCAAACGCGCCGGCGCCGACGGCATCGTGACATACTTCGCGCCGAGGGCCGCGGAGTTGCTCGGCTGA
- a CDS encoding NAD(P)-dependent oxidoreductase, whose protein sequence is MAKTAFIGLGVMGGPMAGHLARAGHVVSVFNRTEEKARDWAQKNEGRTYSTVAGAAEGADIVFACVGADRDVREVFEAAAPAMRKGAIFVDHTTASAGLARELAERAEERGLGFLDAPVSGGQAGAETGRLTVMAGGAPGVFAEVEPVMRAYAANMTLIGPAGSGQLAKMVNQICIAGVVQGLAEALHFAKRADLDAEKVIAAISKGAAQSWQMENRWKTMVDGKFDFGFAVDWMRKDLGLVLEEAELNGAQLELTRLVDGFYADVQAMGGKRWDTSSLIARLERPPR, encoded by the coding sequence ATGGCCAAGACTGCGTTCATTGGGTTGGGGGTGATGGGCGGTCCGATGGCGGGCCATCTCGCGCGCGCTGGTCATGTCGTCTCGGTGTTCAATCGCACCGAAGAGAAGGCGCGCGACTGGGCGCAGAAGAATGAGGGCCGCACCTATTCGACGGTGGCGGGCGCGGCTGAGGGCGCAGACATCGTATTTGCCTGCGTGGGCGCTGATCGCGACGTGCGTGAGGTGTTCGAGGCGGCCGCTCCGGCGATGCGCAAGGGCGCGATCTTCGTCGATCACACGACGGCGTCGGCGGGGCTCGCCCGCGAACTGGCGGAGCGCGCCGAAGAGCGCGGCCTGGGTTTTCTCGATGCGCCGGTATCGGGCGGGCAAGCGGGTGCGGAAACGGGGCGGCTGACCGTGATGGCGGGCGGCGCGCCGGGCGTGTTCGCGGAAGTCGAGCCGGTGATGCGCGCTTATGCGGCCAACATGACGCTGATTGGACCTGCGGGTTCGGGGCAACTTGCGAAGATGGTGAACCAAATCTGTATCGCGGGCGTGGTGCAGGGGCTGGCGGAAGCGCTGCATTTTGCCAAGCGCGCGGACCTCGATGCGGAGAAGGTGATCGCGGCGATTTCCAAGGGTGCTGCGCAAAGCTGGCAGATGGAAAATCGCTGGAAGACGATGGTCGACGGCAAGTTCGACTTTGGTTTCGCGGTGGACTGGATGCGGAAGGATTTGGGTCTCGTGTTGGAAGAGGCCGAACTCAATGGCGCGCAACTCGAATTAACCAGACTGGTCGATGGTTTTTACGCTGATGTGCAAGCAATGGGCGGAAAACGTTGGGATACGTCGAGCTTGATCGCGCGCTTGGAGCGCCCGCCGCGTTAA
- a CDS encoding RibD family protein codes for MNRPRVTLKLATSLDGRIATASGESRWITSEASRAEVQNMRAAHDAVMVGIGTARADDPELLARTEPPPASQPARVILDTEFSLQPGGRLFASLDRAEIIVIGADDADGKRRAVLEGAGARTLGVGRGPAGIDAEAALTILMGAGIGSVFAEGGGQVAASLIAADAVDRLEWFRAPIVLGAEGRPAVAALALARLAEAPTWKRVALRELGPDLWESYERA; via the coding sequence ATGAACCGGCCGCGCGTCACCCTCAAACTTGCGACTTCGCTCGACGGGCGCATCGCGACCGCATCGGGCGAAAGCCGCTGGATTACGAGTGAAGCGTCGCGCGCGGAAGTGCAGAACATGCGCGCCGCGCATGATGCGGTGATGGTGGGGATCGGCACCGCGCGCGCGGACGATCCAGAATTGCTTGCGCGCACCGAGCCGCCGCCAGCGAGCCAGCCAGCGCGCGTGATCCTCGACACCGAATTTTCTCTGCAACCGGGCGGGCGGCTGTTCGCGAGCTTGGATCGCGCGGAGATCATCGTGATCGGCGCCGACGATGCCGACGGCAAGCGCCGTGCCGTGCTGGAGGGTGCTGGCGCGCGGACATTGGGTGTAGGCCGTGGGCCGGCGGGCATTGATGCGGAAGCGGCGCTGACGATCTTGATGGGCGCTGGCATCGGAAGCGTGTTCGCCGAGGGGGGCGGGCAAGTGGCGGCGTCGCTGATCGCGGCGGATGCCGTAGATCGCCTCGAATGGTTTCGCGCGCCGATCGTGTTAGGCGCCGAAGGGCGGCCTGCCGTAGCGGCGCTTGCATTGGCGCGGCTGGCGGAAGCGCCTACATGGAAGCGCGTGGCGTTGCGTGAGCTTGGCCCCGATCTTTGGGAAAGCTACGAGCGAGCCTGA
- a CDS encoding DUF6898 family protein → MSDREDAGEVIFEIVRIGDVQRVAAIDAATGVEVVIQAPANAALADVRALALRKLERALAGDEGDESTPPPRPGKLV, encoded by the coding sequence GTGAGCGACCGCGAAGACGCGGGCGAAGTTATCTTTGAAATTGTGCGCATCGGCGATGTGCAACGTGTGGCAGCGATCGATGCGGCGACGGGCGTTGAAGTCGTGATTCAAGCGCCTGCGAATGCAGCACTGGCGGACGTGCGCGCGTTGGCGTTGCGGAAATTGGAGCGCGCGCTGGCGGGCGACGAAGGTGACGAAAGCACGCCGCCGCCGCGCCCGGGCAAGCTCGTCTAG
- the nrdR gene encoding transcriptional regulator NrdR codes for MRCPFCQNEDTQVKDSRPTEDGAAIRRRRQCDKCGSRFTTFERVQLRDLVVLKRSGRRVPFDRDKLARSLSIALRKRPIEQDQIEQMISGIVRKLESQGESEVNSETIGEMVMEALAVLDPVAYVRYASVYRDFREASDFADFIEEAGRPKGKS; via the coding sequence ATGCGTTGCCCGTTCTGCCAAAACGAAGACACCCAGGTGAAAGACAGCCGTCCGACCGAGGACGGCGCGGCGATCCGGCGTCGGCGTCAGTGCGATAAATGCGGCTCGCGCTTCACCACGTTCGAGCGCGTGCAATTGCGCGATCTGGTGGTGCTGAAGCGCTCGGGGCGGCGCGTGCCGTTCGATCGCGATAAGCTGGCGCGGTCGCTGTCGATTGCGCTGCGCAAGCGCCCGATTGAGCAGGATCAGATCGAGCAGATGATCTCCGGCATCGTGCGTAAGCTTGAGAGCCAAGGCGAAAGCGAAGTGAATTCCGAAACCATCGGCGAGATGGTGATGGAAGCTTTGGCCGTGCTCGATCCGGTGGCCTATGTGCGTTACGCCTCGGTTTACCGTGATTTCCGCGAAGCCAGCGATTTCGCCGATTTCATCGAGGAAGCTGGCAGGCCGAAGGGCAAGAGCTAG
- the glyA gene encoding serine hydroxymethyltransferase, whose translation MTEAAASAAAGRDRFFEAALERADHDVKAAIDAELGRQQRQIELIASENIVSRAVLEAQGSVLTNKYAEGYPGRRYYGGCEFVDEVERLAIDRAKRLFDCKFVNVQPHSGANANQAVFFALLQPGDKFLGMDLAAGGHLTHGAPANFSGKWFQPVSYTVRPDDHLIDYDQVAEIAHREKPKLILAGASAYSRAIDFARFRKIADEVGAYLMVDMAHYAGLIAGGVYPSPLPHAHVVTTTTHKTLRGPRGGMILSNDEELGKRINSAVFPGLQGGPLMHVIAAKAVSFGEALQPEFKLYAKRTVENAKALAERLIENGLAVVSGGTDSHLMLVDLRPKRVTGKAGEQALERALITCNKNGIPFDTEKPMITSGVRLGTPACTTRGFGPGEFRQVADLICEVLDGLSKSNGDNSATEAAVAAKVEALTARFPIY comes from the coding sequence ATGACTGAAGCCGCCGCTAGCGCCGCCGCGGGCCGCGACCGCTTTTTCGAAGCCGCATTGGAGCGCGCCGATCATGACGTGAAAGCGGCGATCGATGCGGAATTGGGTCGCCAGCAGCGTCAGATCGAACTGATCGCGTCGGAAAACATCGTCTCGCGCGCTGTGCTGGAGGCGCAGGGCTCGGTGCTGACCAACAAATACGCCGAGGGTTATCCGGGCCGCCGCTATTATGGCGGCTGCGAATTCGTGGACGAGGTGGAGCGGCTGGCGATCGATCGGGCGAAGCGCTTGTTCGATTGTAAGTTCGTGAACGTGCAGCCGCACTCCGGGGCCAACGCCAACCAGGCGGTGTTCTTCGCGCTGCTGCAGCCGGGCGACAAATTCCTCGGCATGGACCTCGCCGCGGGCGGACACCTCACGCACGGCGCGCCGGCGAATTTCTCCGGCAAATGGTTTCAGCCCGTCTCCTACACGGTGCGACCAGACGATCATCTGATCGATTACGATCAGGTCGCGGAAATCGCGCACCGCGAAAAGCCGAAACTGATCCTGGCCGGCGCCTCGGCCTATTCTCGCGCGATCGATTTTGCGCGCTTCCGCAAGATCGCGGACGAGGTCGGCGCGTATCTGATGGTGGACATGGCGCACTATGCGGGCTTGATCGCGGGCGGGGTTTATCCTTCGCCGCTGCCGCATGCGCACGTGGTGACGACGACGACGCACAAGACGTTGCGCGGCCCGCGTGGCGGCATGATCTTGTCGAACGACGAAGAGCTCGGAAAGCGCATCAATTCAGCGGTTTTCCCTGGCCTACAAGGCGGCCCGCTGATGCATGTGATCGCGGCGAAAGCCGTGAGCTTCGGCGAGGCGCTGCAGCCTGAATTCAAGCTCTATGCGAAGCGCACCGTCGAGAACGCGAAAGCGCTGGCCGAGCGCTTGATCGAGAACGGCCTTGCGGTCGTTTCGGGCGGCACGGACAGCCATTTGATGCTGGTCGATCTGCGGCCGAAGCGCGTGACGGGCAAAGCGGGCGAGCAAGCGCTCGAACGCGCGCTCATCACTTGCAACAAGAACGGCATCCCGTTCGACACCGAAAAGCCGATGATCACCTCGGGCGTGCGCTTGGGCACGCCGGCTTGCACGACGCGCGGCTTCGGCCCCGGCGAATTCCGTCAGGTCGCGGATCTGATCTGCGAAGTGCTGGATGGGCTGTCGAAGTCGAACGGCGATAACTCCGCCACTGAAGCTGCTGTGGCGGCGAAAGTCGAAGCCTTGACCGCGCGGTTTCCGATTTACTGA
- the hemA gene encoding 5-aminolevulinate synthase: MREEDKKVFEDAVAAIRDEGRYRVFADIMRERGRFPHARLRVGDGEYRDIVVWCSNDYLGQGQSPEVLDAAHAALDKVGAGAGGTRNISGTTSYHVDLEKELADLHGKEGALLFTSGYVSNDATLSTLAKLFPDLWIFSDAQNHASMIEGIKRAKCERRIFRHNDIQHLEALINEAPADAPKLIAFESVYSMDGDTAPIEAICDIAQQYGAMTYLDEVHGVGLYGHNGGGVAERDGVMHRVDFIEGTLAKAFGTMGGYVTGPAAAIDAIRSTASGFIFTTSLAPSIAAAALESVRVVKACPHMRDRLAERAERLKALLRESGLPVMAESTTHIVPVQVGDAALAKQVSDALLFEHGIYVQPINYPTVPRGTERLRITPSPFHDDALMEQLVAALNAVWAKYVIGRAA, from the coding sequence GTGAGAGAAGAGGACAAAAAGGTCTTCGAAGACGCCGTTGCGGCCATCCGCGACGAAGGACGCTATCGCGTTTTCGCCGATATCATGCGCGAGCGCGGGCGTTTTCCCCATGCGCGCTTGCGGGTGGGCGACGGCGAATATCGCGACATCGTCGTCTGGTGCTCAAACGATTATCTGGGCCAGGGCCAGAGCCCCGAAGTGCTCGATGCGGCGCATGCGGCTTTGGACAAGGTCGGCGCTGGCGCCGGCGGCACGCGCAACATCTCCGGCACGACCTCTTACCACGTCGATCTGGAGAAGGAGCTCGCGGACCTGCACGGCAAGGAAGGCGCGCTGCTGTTCACGTCGGGCTATGTGTCGAACGACGCGACGCTCTCGACGTTGGCGAAGCTCTTTCCGGATCTCTGGATATTCTCCGACGCGCAAAACCATGCGTCGATGATCGAAGGGATCAAGCGCGCCAAGTGCGAGCGCCGCATCTTCCGTCACAACGACATTCAGCACCTCGAAGCTTTGATCAACGAAGCGCCGGCCGATGCGCCGAAGCTGATCGCGTTCGAGAGCGTCTATTCGATGGATGGCGACACCGCCCCCATCGAAGCGATTTGCGACATCGCCCAGCAATATGGCGCGATGACGTATCTGGACGAAGTGCACGGCGTTGGCCTCTACGGGCACAATGGCGGCGGTGTCGCCGAACGCGATGGCGTGATGCACCGCGTCGATTTCATCGAAGGCACGCTGGCGAAGGCGTTCGGGACGATGGGCGGCTACGTGACCGGCCCGGCCGCGGCGATCGACGCGATCCGTTCGACGGCTTCGGGTTTTATCTTCACGACCTCACTGGCGCCTTCGATTGCCGCTGCTGCGCTGGAAAGCGTGCGCGTGGTGAAGGCATGCCCGCATATGCGCGATCGTTTGGCCGAGCGTGCTGAGCGCTTGAAGGCGTTGCTGCGTGAATCTGGGCTGCCGGTGATGGCGGAATCGACGACGCATATCGTGCCGGTGCAGGTGGGCGACGCAGCGCTGGCCAAGCAAGTGTCGGACGCGCTTTTGTTCGAGCACGGCATTTATGTGCAGCCGATCAATTATCCCACTGTGCCGCGCGGCACGGAGCGTCTGCGCATCACGCCGTCGCCGTTCCATGACGATGCACTGATGGAGCAATTGGTCGCCGCGTTGAACGCGGTTTGGGCCAAGTACGTGATCGGGCGCGCTGCGTGA
- a CDS encoding CaiB/BaiF CoA transferase family protein: MSDGPLTGVRVLEFGGIGPGPFCGMLLCDLGAEVVRIDRAGFEPAYEQFAHRGRLSVALDLKKPEAVEACLQLAAQSDLLFEGFRPGVMERLGLGPDVALARNPKLVYGRMTGWGQEGPYAHAAGHDINYISLSGALHAIGLKEQPAVPLNLIGDFGGGALYLAFGMLAALTHARETGRGQVVDVAMTDGVASLMTTIFGRLKAGQWRDGRQVNLLDGGAPFYGVYKCADGKWVSIGSLEPQFYALLREKVGATEPLFDAQHDRTLWPAQRKRLEEIFATRTRDEWTALLGGTDVCFAPVLDLEEAHRHEHNAARETFIDVGGALMPAPAPRFSETPGRVRSPPPKTGVHTRDVLRDWGVDAGVIEAALD, from the coding sequence ATGTCGGACGGACCACTAACGGGCGTGCGTGTGTTGGAGTTCGGCGGCATCGGGCCGGGCCCGTTCTGTGGCATGCTCCTTTGCGATTTGGGCGCCGAGGTCGTGCGCATCGATCGCGCCGGGTTTGAGCCGGCTTATGAGCAATTCGCGCATCGCGGGCGTTTGTCCGTTGCGCTTGATCTGAAGAAGCCCGAGGCGGTGGAAGCGTGCCTGCAACTCGCTGCGCAATCTGATTTGCTATTCGAAGGCTTTCGGCCGGGCGTGATGGAGCGCTTGGGGCTTGGGCCGGATGTGGCGCTCGCGCGCAATCCGAAGCTTGTCTATGGACGCATGACGGGCTGGGGACAGGAAGGGCCGTACGCGCACGCGGCTGGCCACGACATCAATTACATTTCGCTCTCGGGCGCGTTGCACGCGATCGGCCTGAAAGAGCAGCCGGCTGTGCCGCTCAATCTCATCGGTGATTTTGGCGGCGGTGCGCTTTATCTCGCGTTCGGCATGCTCGCAGCGCTGACGCATGCGCGCGAGACGGGGCGCGGGCAGGTTGTCGATGTGGCGATGACGGATGGTGTGGCCTCGTTGATGACGACGATCTTCGGCCGCTTGAAAGCTGGCCAATGGCGCGATGGGCGGCAGGTCAATCTGCTCGATGGCGGCGCGCCGTTTTATGGCGTGTACAAATGCGCGGACGGCAAATGGGTGTCGATCGGGTCGCTGGAGCCGCAATTCTACGCGCTGTTGCGTGAGAAGGTGGGCGCGACGGAGCCATTGTTCGATGCGCAGCATGACCGCACGCTTTGGCCAGCACAGCGCAAGCGTCTGGAGGAGATCTTCGCCACGCGCACGCGCGATGAATGGACGGCTTTGCTTGGCGGGACTGACGTGTGCTTCGCGCCGGTGCTCGATCTGGAAGAAGCGCATCGCCATGAACACAATGCAGCGCGTGAGACCTTCATCGATGTCGGCGGCGCTTTGATGCCGGCGCCTGCGCCGCGCTTTTCGGAAACGCCGGGCCGCGTGCGTTCGCCTCCGCCAAAGACGGGCGTGCATACGCGCGACGTGTTGCGCGATTGGGGCGTCGATGCGGGCGTGATCGAGGCGGCGCTCGACTAA
- a CDS encoding MucR family transcriptional regulator produces MRDDDEVAANGRGDAMRMTTDIVASFVSNNKIASDELGDLIRTVHKTLSSLSGEQALAPSERPKPAVPINKSVQHDHIVCLEDGKKLKMLKRYLRSTYNMSPDDYRRRWGLPADYPMVAPAYAARRSEFAKSIGLGKGVRRKD; encoded by the coding sequence ATGCGTGACGATGATGAAGTCGCGGCCAATGGGCGCGGCGACGCCATGCGCATGACTACGGACATCGTCGCCTCCTTTGTCAGCAACAATAAAATTGCCTCTGACGAACTCGGCGATCTGATCCGCACCGTCCACAAAACACTCTCTTCGCTCTCTGGCGAACAAGCGTTGGCGCCCAGCGAACGCCCGAAACCTGCCGTGCCGATCAACAAATCCGTGCAGCACGATCACATCGTCTGTCTGGAAGACGGCAAGAAGCTGAAAATGCTCAAGCGTTACTTGCGCTCGACTTACAACATGTCGCCTGACGACTATCGCCGTCGTTGGGGTCTGCCGGCGGATTATCCGATGGTGGCGCCGGCGTATGCTGCGCGTCGTTCTGAGTTCGCCAAGAGCATCGGCCTCGGCAAAGGCGTGCGCCGTAAAGACTAG
- a CDS encoding riboflavin synthase, whose amino-acid sequence MFTGIVTALGEVKAVERKDGLVRLTVASPYDAAGVEIGASVAHDGVCLTVVSTEGHQGGMSHVVEVAAESLALTTMGELKVGDRVNLERSLRLGDELGGHIVQGHVDGLGEVLSVTQDGEGYRIRIRPPHAIEHLIAGKGSIAIAGVSLTVNEVDDEGFGVLIIPHTWAVTTLSRLKAGDKVNLEADMMARYAARLIEARRNQS is encoded by the coding sequence ATGTTTACAGGCATTGTCACCGCGCTGGGCGAGGTGAAGGCGGTCGAGCGCAAGGACGGGCTCGTGCGCCTCACTGTCGCCAGTCCGTACGACGCCGCCGGCGTCGAGATCGGCGCGAGCGTGGCGCATGACGGCGTGTGCCTGACCGTGGTTTCGACCGAGGGCCATCAGGGCGGCATGAGCCATGTCGTCGAGGTCGCGGCTGAGAGCTTGGCGCTCACGACGATGGGCGAGTTGAAGGTTGGCGATCGCGTTAATCTCGAGCGCTCGCTGCGGCTGGGCGACGAGCTTGGCGGGCATATCGTGCAGGGCCATGTCGATGGCCTGGGCGAGGTGCTTTCGGTGACGCAGGACGGCGAGGGCTATCGCATCCGCATCCGCCCGCCGCACGCGATCGAGCATCTGATCGCCGGTAAAGGCTCGATCGCCATCGCCGGTGTGTCGCTTACAGTTAATGAGGTCGACGACGAGGGCTTCGGCGTGCTGATCATCCCGCACACTTGGGCAGTCACGACTTTGTCTCGGCTGAAGGCTGGCGATAAGGTCAATTTGGAAGCCGATATGATGGCGCGCTATGCGGCGCGACTGATTGAAGCGCGGAGAAATCAATCATGA
- a CDS encoding YaiI/YqxD family protein, producing the protein MTPTIFIDADACPVKEEVYKVARRTGCPVHVVANAFMRTPPDVEFVVVDAGPDIADDWIAERVQPGDIVITNDVPLADRTLKAKGYALAGNGKTFSPSSIGVAMAQRELMEHLRSFGEASGGPKPFSQRDRQQFLNALDALVQKAKRETR; encoded by the coding sequence CTGACTCCCACCATCTTCATCGACGCGGACGCCTGCCCCGTGAAGGAAGAGGTTTACAAAGTCGCGCGCCGCACCGGCTGCCCGGTGCACGTCGTCGCCAATGCCTTCATGCGCACGCCGCCGGATGTTGAGTTCGTTGTCGTTGATGCAGGCCCCGACATCGCCGACGATTGGATCGCCGAACGCGTACAGCCTGGCGACATCGTCATCACCAACGACGTCCCGCTCGCCGATCGCACGCTCAAAGCCAAAGGCTATGCCCTCGCAGGCAATGGCAAAACCTTCTCACCCTCATCAATCGGCGTGGCGATGGCGCAGCGCGAATTGATGGAGCATCTGCGCTCGTTCGGCGAAGCCAGCGGCGGGCCAAAGCCCTTCTCGCAGCGCGACCGCCAGCAATTCCTCAACGCACTCGACGCGCTCGTGCAAAAGGCAAAACGCGAGACGCGTTAG